TTGTAGcctaaaatatgatttataataatatccaaataataatatattattataacaaAGGTTGCTTAGACGTGATCCATCCCGGAACTATTAGCCACATTTCTGTGCAGCTCTCCGGACTTTATTACCAGTCGCGAACGGAAGTGTTGATCACGTGACCCACCTCTGTTGTAAATATTTTTCTCCTGAGAGTGAATGATAGCTGATATCGCGGTTTTAACAGCATAAATGTTTACACGATCTAACATTTCCTTACTTTAAACGGCGTGGGATTAATTTAACACGTCTACTCTATTTGAATAGTGAAGTTAAGCAGAAAAGATGAACGTAGATCTTCCGCAAACAGGACAGACCGGAGCAGCAGCCACATCCAGCACATCCACCACCACCAACAGCAGCAACTGCGTCCCGAACAGCACCTCTGCCGCGAATGCCAGTAGCATACCTGTGGTCGGCAGCATTAATGGTGGGTACAATTAATTATTACAACCGTTTGAAGTTGATATCATTCTAAGCctcaaatggatagttcacccaaaaataaaattctctcattatttactcaccatcatgccatcccagatctgtatgactttatttcttctgctgatagcaaagattttagaagaatatttcagctctgtaagttcatacaatgcaagagaatggtggccagaactttgaaggccgaaaaaggacataaaggcagcaaaaaataatctaaacgactccggtggtttaatccacgtctttagacgcgatatgataggtgtgggtgacaaagtctttttttaaatttttattttacactataaatctacactttcacttccacattcttccacattttttttttttttttttggcaattcacatacGTTGTGCAAATCACCACCTACTGAACAGGttgtagaatttatagtaaaaaagatctgtgtgatgtctaaatgtatataagctgcatgctgtctgttataggcattcatgcatttttactgcatcaaatcagtattaatgtagatctgtcacacagtaaagagtgtcaagtatttaagtataaatataatatgcaaaATTAAGTTGACAAAACTGTTACGGAAGCTTTTTTCCgctcgttttgctttttacttagcatgtgagaaacaggctaaatcgtttcatttattttttctgcacttttttaacaattatttatttatttattttgcaacgATAACAAGGTGCTGTTTAGTTTATGTATtcgttgcgccctcttgtggacctctttaaatttacatatttgatttacaactttattgcatttttgcttggattgaagcagagaacattttgtcagaacctgTAGTAAGTGCATTGTTACTTTGTTtagtacccttatgtccaggttttgtaaatcacataagcatttttttcttcagaatcctTAGAGAATGTGACCTTTATTctaagcaaataataataataataataaaaagaaatccttattctcaatttatccagaattgtgcagctctaagacatggatttagccactggagtcgtatggattacttttatgctgcctttatgtcctttttggaccttcaaagttctggctaccattcacttgcaatttatggacctacagagctgagatattcttctaaaaatctacatttgtgtcTAGCAGAAgagagaatgtcatacacatctgggatggcatgagggtgagtaaataagtcagttttcatttttgggtgaactgtcacatTTAAGCCATATAGCTAAATGTGTGTGTTAGCATAGTAAAATTGATACCCACAAATCTAGGGACTTTTATGAGGATTAGGGAAACTCATAGACAACACATAATTAAATTGTATATTTATGGTGATAATGTATATTATTTGTGCAGCTTTAACCTGTCTGAGAATGTCTGTCATTCTTTTGTCTTCTCACAGTTTCCACCTCAGCTGCCATGGCAACCCCATCTGACTCGACCGTGTCAAACGGCGTGTATGTGCCCACAGGGATCACCAATGGTGATGTAAAGCCTGTTATCTCAACGACACCACTGGCTGATTTCCTGATGCAGTTGGAGGACTACACTCCCACAGTGAGTGCATACATGATTGCAGTAGGTCTTTTGCTTGTTGATGGTACGTTTTGAATTGCTCTGTTGACAAACAGTTTGTGTTCCAGATCCCAGATGCAGTTACAGGATACTACCTCAATCGAGCTGGTTTTGAAGCATCAGATCCAAGAATGTGAGTTGGAACTGATGTTTTCTTACATAGCTGCTCTGTAGTagttctaaagacactttttaaGCCCTCTGTTTCTGCTGAAACAGCTTTGATACTTCTAATGCACCAAAGTTCTCAAACCTTAATCTACATATTTTCAGTCTGAGATCAATTCTTACCCTTTTTATTTAAGGGAAAAGTCTGCCATAGTcattgctttcaaattacatattcACTTCTTATGAAGAGTTGTGCATTGTTAGTAATACATCAGACCAGTATTGATTATTGTAATTtgttatattaattataatattatacataaaaaaatattttaacatgcataatatgtttgcaaattattttaatactACTCATCAGAGAGCCTATACTTTAACTGTTCTTAAACGTATTATTCTTAATAAACAACATTGTCTAAAACAACATTATCCCCTTGTGTTTTGACAGAATCCGTCTCATCTCCCTGGCATCTCAGAAGTTCATCTCAGACATTGCAAATGATGCACTGCAGCACTGCAAAATGAAGGGCACAGCCTCTGGAAGCTCCAGAAACAAGGCCAAGGTTTGAGCTCTCAGAATCcatacatttgtacatttgtgtATATTGAACATTTAGAAAAATACATGCATATGTCTCATTATgtataacaaatatttttatttagaatgttataattaaaaatgtagtgTAAAAAACTCTCATTTACACAATAATTAATTACAGGACAAGAAGTACACACTGACAATGGAAGATCTGACTCCAGCACTGTCAGAATATGGCATAAATGTTAAGAAACCTCACTACTTCATTTGAGGAGATGTGCTTCACTAAAATGGACTGCTGGAATTGTGTTTGTCACATCAAAGCTCTGAAGAAATTGTCCTGTAGCGTGGGAAGATCAGCACACTAGGCAAGAAGTGGAACCTTTAGGGATATAGCAgattttttctattttctttaaagggatagttcacccaaaaatgaaaattctctcatcatttactcaccctcatgccatcccagatgtgtatgattttctatctTCAGCTGAATAccaacaaaggtttttagaagaatatctcagctctgtttatccatgcaatgcaagtgaatggtggccagaacattgaagctctaaaagaacataaaggcatcataaaagtaaccgttagactccagtggttaaatccatgtcttcagaagcgatatgataggtgtgggtgagaaacagaacaatatttatgtccttttttactataaattctcctccctgcccaggaggttgtgatatgcacaaagaatggaaattgcctaaaacaaaagaagaatgtgaaagtggagtaaaaaataaataaaaaaggaattaaatattgatctgtttttcacccacgcctatcatatcacttcagaagttagagatttaaccactggagtcgttagGATTAATTTTATGCGgcattatgctgcatttatgtactttttggagtgtcagagttctggtcaccattcacttgcataaaatggatctacagagctgagatattcttctaaaaatctttgcgttctgcagaagaaaaaaagtcacacatctgggatgcatgagtgtgagtaaatcaggagataattttcatttttagtcaaactattcctttaagcatattTGAGTTCTTTGATTATTTCACATCATATGTGACTTTTGTTGACATCAGTAACATTCTCTATAAATAAATTCCTTgagttatgtttgttttaagttagtaTAAAGTATACAATTATTGAACTCTGGGGGGGGGTTTGGTAGCAtcaatacatactgtacaaatttGCAAAAACACACCTCACTCTCTTCTCTTCTTTATGGATATAGTTTCACACCATATGAGGCTTGAGTTGTAAGGTGTTGCAGTATTAATAGAATCTGGAGCTGCTCTCAAATTTCCCTCTCTAGAATAGTATTATACAGTATGCAGTACAGCCGCACTGGCAAGAGAGAGCTCATTACTCCATCTGGTATAGAGCAAAGATAAAGAGACTAGCCTTTGCTGTGTACTATTTGCAGTTACTTTTCCActgtatgtgcacacagggaaATATTATGTAGATATACAAACAATGATGGGAGCATAagttatgtaaaatacatttcattCATCTTTCAACTTTTGAAGTTTCTGATTTGACTTGCATGTTTACAAGGTAACTGATATGATGCGTAACCATATTATGAATATAGATGGCAAGAGAGACTTTTCCATTTGtactgtgaagaaaaaaaatctgaacacTGGTCTAACTCTCCTGTTTATTTCATTGTGATTTCTTAATGcttattaaacatttgtttgaaaGGCAAGCAAACACTGTTGTGTCAACACAGTGAAATCCCAACAACAAAATATTGTAGTTTGCAATGAAATATAAAAAGGGCAAGCCTAAACAGATGCAGCAAATCAGACattata
This sequence is a window from Myxocyprinus asiaticus isolate MX2 ecotype Aquarium Trade chromosome 33, UBuf_Myxa_2, whole genome shotgun sequence. Protein-coding genes within it:
- the LOC127423834 gene encoding transcription initiation factor TFIID subunit 10-like, encoding MNVDLPQTGQTGAAATSSTSTTTNSSNCVPNSTSAANASSIPVVGSINVSTSAAMATPSDSTVSNGVYVPTGITNGDVKPVISTTPLADFLMQLEDYTPTIPDAVTGYYLNRAGFEASDPRIIRLISLASQKFISDIANDALQHCKMKGTASGSSRNKAKDKKYTLTMEDLTPALSEYGINVKKPHYFI